The Pseudomonas orientalis genome contains a region encoding:
- a CDS encoding 3-oxoacyl-ACP reductase, whose protein sequence is MSDRYIDFANSSLGHRLVAALGLPSPVRLERWQAGRLRPVEGALLLGGGALANKILPFANKLTDALYSYGAQTLDAPAWIPGHGPKLKAVVFDASDLQHTDQLKQLREFFQPLLKNLAPSAHLVILGRAPESLSDPFAASAQRALEGFSRSLAKELRSGGVLQLLYVGEGAEDQLEGALRFFLSPKSAYISGQVIRLEACATPVEDWTRPLAGRKALVTGAARGIGASIAETLARDGAEVILLDVPQAKADLDALAARLNARTLTLDICTEDAAAQLIEHLPDGLDILVHNAGITRDKTLANMTPEYWDAVLAVNLNAPQVLTQALLDSGTLHDNARVVLLASISGIAGNRGQTNYAASKAGLIGLAQAWAPLLKTRGISINAVAPGFIETQMTAHIPFALREAGRRMSSLGQGGVPQDVAEAVAWLSQPGSGAVSGQALRVCGQSLLGA, encoded by the coding sequence ATGTCTGACCGTTATATCGACTTCGCCAACTCCAGCCTCGGCCATCGCCTGGTCGCCGCCCTTGGCCTGCCGTCACCGGTACGCCTGGAACGCTGGCAAGCCGGGCGCCTGCGCCCGGTGGAAGGCGCACTGCTGCTGGGCGGCGGCGCGCTGGCGAATAAAATCCTGCCGTTTGCCAACAAACTCACCGATGCGTTGTACAGCTATGGCGCCCAGACGCTGGACGCGCCGGCGTGGATTCCCGGGCACGGTCCCAAACTCAAGGCCGTGGTGTTCGACGCCAGTGACTTGCAACACACCGACCAGCTCAAGCAGCTGCGCGAATTCTTCCAGCCATTGCTGAAAAACCTCGCCCCCAGCGCACACCTGGTGATTCTTGGCCGCGCGCCGGAAAGCCTCAGCGACCCGTTCGCCGCCAGCGCCCAGCGCGCCCTGGAGGGGTTCAGCCGCTCCCTGGCCAAGGAATTGCGCAGCGGCGGTGTGTTGCAGTTGCTGTACGTGGGCGAGGGTGCCGAAGACCAACTGGAAGGCGCGTTGCGGTTTTTCCTGTCCCCCAAGAGCGCCTATATCTCAGGGCAAGTGATTCGCCTGGAAGCCTGCGCCACGCCGGTCGAGGATTGGACGCGCCCGCTGGCCGGGCGCAAGGCGCTGGTGACCGGCGCTGCCCGGGGTATTGGCGCGTCCATCGCCGAGACCCTGGCGCGCGATGGCGCCGAGGTGATCCTGCTGGATGTGCCCCAAGCCAAGGCCGACCTTGACGCCCTGGCCGCACGCTTGAACGCGCGCACCCTTACGCTGGATATCTGCACCGAGGACGCCGCCGCGCAGTTGATCGAACACTTGCCCGACGGCCTCGATATCCTGGTGCACAACGCCGGTATCACCCGCGACAAGACCCTGGCCAACATGACCCCGGAATACTGGGACGCCGTGCTGGCGGTCAATCTCAATGCGCCGCAGGTGCTGACCCAGGCACTGCTCGACAGCGGCACCCTGCACGACAACGCCCGCGTGGTGCTGCTGGCCTCCATCAGCGGCATCGCCGGCAATCGCGGGCAGACCAACTATGCCGCGAGCAAGGCCGGGCTGATCGGCTTGGCCCAGGCATGGGCACCGCTGCTGAAAACCCGTGGGATCAGCATCAACGCCGTCGCACCCGGTTTTATCGAAACACAGATGACCGCGCATATTCCGTTCGCCCTGCGCGAGGCCGGCCGGCGCATGAGTTCGCTGGGCCAGGGCGGCGTGCCGCAGGACGTGGCCGAAGCCGTGGCCTGGCTGAGCCAGCCGGGCTCGGGTGCCGTCAGCGGCCAGGCACTGCGGGTGTGCGGGCAGAGTCTTCTGGGAGCGTGA
- a CDS encoding MaoC family dehydratase, whose product MQWQTVDSTPFLPPLYWRAALKRKITGSALPEHGLRCQVRVDPTAVAAYRKVCGFADSPMLPATYPHILAFGLQMQLLTDKTFAFPLLGLIHLSNRIRVHRPLGGVSELTVGVYTCNLKPHAKGATFDLMTVVEDALGLLWEAQSTMLCRGVKLEGETVEHGLSVHTPLSELSRWKAPADIGRRYARVSGDYNPIHLSAPTAKLFGFPQAIAHGLWNKARTLAALDQHLPLANVDIEVEFKKPVRLPGEVILMTSGAGSSGELVLNGAGAIEHMLGKWQPIA is encoded by the coding sequence ATGCAATGGCAGACAGTGGACAGCACACCGTTTCTACCGCCGCTGTACTGGCGCGCGGCACTCAAGCGCAAGATCACCGGCAGCGCACTGCCCGAACATGGCCTGCGTTGCCAGGTGCGCGTCGATCCCACGGCTGTCGCGGCGTACCGCAAGGTCTGCGGGTTTGCCGACAGCCCGATGCTGCCGGCGACTTATCCGCACATCCTGGCGTTCGGCCTGCAGATGCAATTGCTGACCGACAAGACCTTTGCATTCCCGTTGCTGGGGCTGATTCACCTGAGCAACCGCATTCGCGTCCATCGGCCCCTGGGCGGTGTGAGTGAGCTGACCGTCGGCGTGTACACCTGCAATCTCAAGCCTCATGCCAAGGGCGCGACCTTTGACCTGATGACCGTGGTCGAGGACGCCCTGGGGCTGCTCTGGGAAGCCCAAAGCACAATGTTATGCCGTGGTGTGAAGCTTGAGGGCGAGACCGTGGAGCATGGGTTGTCGGTGCACACGCCCCTCAGCGAGCTGTCCCGTTGGAAAGCCCCGGCTGATATCGGTCGACGTTATGCCCGCGTGTCCGGCGATTACAATCCGATTCATCTCAGCGCACCGACGGCCAAACTGTTCGGCTTCCCCCAGGCCATCGCTCACGGGTTATGGAACAAGGCCCGCACTCTGGCGGCGCTGGACCAACACCTTCCGCTCGCCAATGTCGACATTGAAGTTGAATTCAAAAAACCCGTACGCCTGCCCGGTGAAGTGATACTGATGACCAGCGGCGCCGGTTCAAGTGGCGAGTTAGTGCTGAATGGCGCAGGGGCTATTGAGCATATGCTCGGGAAGTGGCAACCGATTGCCTGA
- a CDS encoding PA4780 family RIO1-like protein kinase translates to MKTPKRIEPLIEDGLVDEVLRPLMSGKEAAVYVVRCGNELRCAKVYKEANKRSFRQASEYQEGRKVRNSRQARAMAKGSKFGKKETEDAWQNAEVAALFRLAGAGVRVPKPYDFLEGVLLMELVADEYGDAAPRLNDVTLEPDQAREYHAFLISQIVLMLCTGLVHGDLSEFNVLLTPTGPVIIDLPQAVDAAGNNHAFNMLERDVGNMASYFGRFAPELKKTKYAKEMWALYEAGTLHPASILTGEFDEPEELADVGGVIREIEAARLDEERKQAIRAADDAPSTKTAEEPLPPWMQ, encoded by the coding sequence ATGAAGACTCCTAAACGCATTGAACCCCTGATCGAAGACGGTCTGGTCGACGAAGTGCTGCGCCCACTCATGAGTGGTAAAGAAGCAGCTGTTTATGTGGTGCGCTGCGGCAACGAATTGCGTTGCGCCAAGGTTTACAAGGAGGCGAATAAACGAAGTTTTCGTCAGGCGTCCGAATACCAGGAAGGCCGCAAGGTCCGTAACAGCCGTCAGGCCCGGGCCATGGCCAAGGGCTCCAAGTTCGGCAAGAAAGAAACCGAAGATGCCTGGCAGAACGCCGAAGTGGCGGCGTTGTTCCGCCTGGCCGGGGCGGGCGTTCGCGTGCCCAAGCCGTACGACTTTCTCGAAGGCGTGCTGTTGATGGAGCTGGTGGCCGACGAGTACGGCGATGCGGCGCCGCGTCTGAACGACGTGACGCTGGAGCCGGACCAGGCGCGCGAATACCACGCCTTCCTGATTTCCCAGATCGTGCTGATGCTGTGTACCGGGCTGGTGCACGGTGACCTGTCCGAGTTCAACGTACTGCTCACGCCGACCGGCCCTGTGATCATCGACCTGCCCCAGGCGGTGGATGCGGCGGGTAACAACCACGCGTTCAACATGCTGGAGCGGGACGTGGGCAACATGGCTTCCTACTTCGGGCGCTTTGCCCCGGAGCTGAAGAAGACCAAGTACGCCAAGGAAATGTGGGCGTTGTACGAAGCCGGCACCTTGCACCCAGCCAGTATCCTGACCGGTGAGTTCGACGAGCCGGAAGAACTGGCGGACGTGGGCGGTGTGATCCGCGAGATCGAAGCGGCGCGGTTGGACGAAGAGCGCAAGCAAGCGATTCGTGCGGCGGACGATGCGCCATCGACCAAGACGGCAGAAGAACCGCTGCCGCCCTGGATGCAGTAA
- a CDS encoding acetyl-CoA C-acetyltransferase: MTQLRRVAIIGGNRIPFARSNGPYATASNQAMLTAALEGLIERFNLHGLRIGEVAAGAVLKHSRDFNLTRECVLGSRLSPQTPAYDVQQACGTGLEAALLVANKIALGQIECGIAGGVDTTSDAPIGVNEGLRKLLLQANRSKSMADKLKVLLQLRPHHLKPQLPRNGEPRTGLSMGQHCELMAQTWQIPRAEQDQLALESHRNMAAAYAEGWHNDLLTPFLGLTRDNNLRPDLSLEKLAALKPAFERSEKGTLTAGNSTPLTDGASLVLLGSEAWARERGLPILAYLRDGEAAAVDFVNGAEGLLMAPVYAVPRLLARNGLTLQDFDYYEIHEAFAAQVLCTLKAWEDADYCKTRLGLEAPLGAIDRSRLNVKGSSLAAGHPFAATGGRIVASLAKLLDAAGKGRGLISICAAGGQGVTAIIER, from the coding sequence ATGACTCAATTGCGCCGTGTGGCGATCATTGGCGGTAATCGCATTCCCTTCGCCCGCTCCAATGGCCCCTACGCCACGGCCAGTAACCAGGCAATGCTCACCGCCGCCCTGGAGGGCCTGATCGAACGTTTCAACCTGCACGGCCTGCGCATCGGCGAGGTGGCGGCCGGCGCGGTGCTCAAGCATTCCCGCGACTTCAATCTCACCCGCGAATGCGTGCTCGGCTCGCGCCTGTCGCCGCAAACCCCGGCCTACGATGTGCAGCAAGCCTGCGGCACCGGGCTGGAGGCCGCCTTGCTGGTGGCCAACAAGATTGCCCTGGGCCAGATCGAATGCGGCATTGCCGGTGGGGTGGACACCACCTCCGATGCGCCGATTGGGGTCAATGAAGGCTTGCGCAAGCTGTTGCTGCAAGCCAACCGCAGCAAGTCCATGGCGGATAAGCTTAAAGTCCTGTTACAACTTCGTCCGCATCACCTCAAGCCGCAGCTGCCGCGCAACGGTGAACCGCGCACCGGGTTGTCCATGGGCCAGCATTGCGAGCTGATGGCGCAGACCTGGCAGATCCCCCGCGCCGAGCAGGACCAGCTTGCCCTTGAGAGCCACCGGAACATGGCCGCCGCCTACGCCGAAGGCTGGCACAACGATTTGCTCACGCCGTTTCTGGGCCTTACCCGCGACAACAACCTGCGCCCTGACCTAAGCCTGGAAAAACTTGCTGCGCTCAAGCCCGCGTTCGAACGCAGTGAAAAAGGCACGCTCACCGCCGGCAACTCCACGCCGCTGACCGACGGCGCCTCGCTGGTGCTGCTGGGCAGCGAGGCTTGGGCCAGGGAGCGCGGTTTGCCGATCCTCGCGTACCTGCGCGACGGCGAAGCGGCGGCGGTGGATTTCGTCAATGGTGCAGAAGGCCTGCTGATGGCGCCGGTGTACGCCGTCCCGCGTTTGTTGGCGAGGAATGGCCTGACGCTGCAGGACTTCGATTACTACGAGATCCACGAAGCGTTCGCTGCCCAAGTGTTGTGCACGCTCAAGGCCTGGGAAGATGCCGATTACTGCAAAACGCGCCTGGGCCTGGAGGCGCCGTTGGGCGCCATCGACCGCAGCCGTCTCAACGTCAAGGGCAGTTCACTGGCCGCCGGGCATCCGTTTGCCGCGACCGGTGGGCGCATTGTCGCAAGCCTGGCCAAGTTGCTGGATGCGGCGGGCAAAGGCCGTGGCTTGATTTCGATCTGCGCGGCGGGGGGGCAGGGCGTGACGGCGATCATTGAACGATGA